From the Streptococcus sp. 29887 genome, one window contains:
- the aguB gene encoding N-carbamoylputrescine amidase → MRNVTVAAVQMQCSQNLSENLATAERLVRQAAGQGAQIILLPELFERPYFCQERQYDYYNYAKSVEENDAVQHFIPIAKELQVVLPISFYEKDGNSLYNSIAVIDADGTVLGVYRKTHIPDDHYYQEKFYFTPGNTGFKVWETRYAKIGIGICWDQWFPETARCLALNGAELLFYPTAIGSEPILDTDSQCHWQRTMQGHAAANITPVIAANRIGLEEVQPSAENGGQSSSLRFYGSSFMTDETGEVIEKAGREEEAVLLVTYDLDKGARERLDWGLFRDRRPHMYQKISE, encoded by the coding sequence ATGAGAAATGTTACTGTAGCAGCTGTCCAGATGCAGTGTAGCCAGAATCTTAGCGAAAATCTGGCGACTGCAGAGCGTTTGGTCAGACAGGCTGCTGGTCAGGGAGCGCAGATTATTCTCCTGCCTGAACTCTTTGAGCGTCCTTATTTTTGTCAAGAACGCCAGTATGATTATTATAACTATGCCAAGTCTGTAGAAGAAAATGATGCTGTTCAGCACTTTATTCCAATTGCTAAGGAATTGCAGGTGGTTTTGCCCATTTCTTTTTATGAAAAGGATGGCAATAGTTTGTATAACTCGATAGCGGTCATTGATGCGGATGGGACAGTTTTGGGAGTTTACCGCAAGACCCATATTCCTGACGACCATTATTATCAGGAGAAGTTTTACTTTACACCTGGCAATACTGGATTCAAGGTCTGGGAAACTCGTTATGCCAAGATTGGTATCGGAATATGCTGGGATCAATGGTTTCCAGAAACAGCTCGCTGTCTAGCTTTGAATGGGGCGGAATTACTCTTTTACCCAACAGCTATTGGTTCGGAGCCGATTTTGGATACGGATAGTCAGTGCCACTGGCAACGAACTATGCAGGGCCATGCTGCAGCCAATATCACACCAGTCATTGCAGCCAATCGGATTGGCTTGGAAGAAGTACAGCCTTCTGCAGAAAATGGCGGCCAATCTTCTAGCTTGCGTTTCTATGGTTCCTCCTTTATGACGGATGAAACAGGTGAAGTGATTGAAAAAGCGGGACGCGAGGAAGAAGCAGTCTTGCTAGTTACTTATGACTTGGATAAGGGTGCGCGTGAGCGCTTGGATTGGGGACTCTTTAGAGACCGCAGACCACATATGTATCAGAAAATTTCGGAATAA
- the aguA gene encoding agmatine deiminase, producing the protein MIESPKAAGYRMPAEYEPHHGTLMVWPTRPGSWPFDGQGAKKAFSQVIKTIAESEQVYLLVDEAHREEAQSMLGAGIAYLDIPTNDAWARDTGPTVLVHENGRALSVDWAFNAWGGSYDGLYQDYEADDQVASRFSQTIGLPVHDVHPFVLEGGAIHSDGEGTIMVTESCLLSPGRNPHLTKDQIEQVLLDTLGAEKVLWLPHGIYNDETNEHVDNVAAFVGPAEIVLAWTDDEADPQYAMSKADLDYLERQVDAKGRKLTVHKLPIPKHPILVTEEDLPGYVYEEGEEERTAGERLAASYVNYYVSNGAVLVPQFADENDAQALHLLAQLFPTRKVVGIPARDILLGGGNIHCITQQIPLYGAK; encoded by the coding sequence ATGATAGAAAGTCCGAAAGCAGCGGGTTACCGCATGCCAGCTGAGTATGAGCCCCATCATGGCACCCTCATGGTTTGGCCGACCCGTCCGGGCTCCTGGCCCTTTGATGGTCAGGGGGCAAAAAAAGCCTTCAGCCAGGTCATTAAAACCATTGCTGAAAGCGAGCAGGTCTATCTCTTGGTCGATGAGGCACATCGTGAGGAGGCCCAATCCATGCTGGGGGCTGGCATTGCCTACCTGGACATCCCCACAAACGACGCTTGGGCGCGTGATACAGGTCCGACGGTCTTGGTTCATGAAAATGGCAGAGCTTTGTCTGTCGATTGGGCCTTTAACGCTTGGGGCGGAAGCTATGATGGTCTTTATCAGGATTATGAGGCAGATGATCAGGTGGCTAGTCGATTTAGTCAGACCATCGGTCTGCCAGTCCATGATGTCCATCCCTTTGTCCTAGAAGGCGGAGCTATTCATAGCGATGGTGAGGGAACCATCATGGTGACCGAATCCTGTTTACTCAGCCCAGGCCGCAATCCCCATTTGACCAAGGACCAGATTGAGCAAGTGCTTCTAGATACTCTCGGAGCTGAAAAGGTTCTCTGGCTGCCTCATGGTATCTACAATGATGAAACCAATGAGCATGTGGACAATGTTGCGGCCTTTGTTGGTCCAGCTGAAATCGTTTTAGCCTGGACGGATGATGAGGCAGATCCCCAATATGCCATGTCCAAGGCTGATTTGGACTACTTGGAAAGGCAAGTGGATGCCAAGGGCAGAAAGTTGACCGTCCATAAACTGCCTATTCCAAAACATCCTATTCTAGTAACAGAAGAGGATTTGCCAGGCTATGTCTATGAAGAAGGGGAAGAAGAACGAACTGCAGGCGAACGCTTGGCGGCTTCCTATGTAAATTACTACGTCAGCAACGGTGCGGTTCTGGTACCTCAGTTTGCTGATGAGAATGATGCGCAGGCACTGCATCTCCTAGCACAGCTTTTTCCTACCAGAAAAGTCGTCGGCATACCAGCCCGTGATATCTTGCTTGGGGGTGGGAATATCCATTGCATCACCCAGCAGATTCCCCTTTATGGGGCTAAATGA
- the nspC gene encoding carboxynorspermidine decarboxylase, producing the protein MRIDQVPTPAYVIDEAKLVNNLEILKSVQDRTGCKVLLAQKAFSMYATYPLVSQYLAGTTASGLFEARLGREEFGGEVHVFAPAFKDADLEEILEIADHVVFNSERQLRKHADKCRAAGVSVGLRINPECSTQDEHALYDPCATGSRFGVRIDQFSEDLLDLVDGLHFHTLCEQNSDDLKTTLDAVEAKFGPYLHRVKWLNMGGGHHVTREGYKLDVLIDCIRRMQTTYELEVYIEPGEAIALNAGYLVTEVLDIVENGIETLVLDASATCHMPDVLEMPYRPPLRHGFEAGEKVYTYRLSSNTCLTGDIIGDYSFEKPVEIGDKLYFEDMAIYSFVKNNTFNGIGLPSLAIMDKAGDCRIIKEFGYEDFKGRLS; encoded by the coding sequence ATGAGAATTGATCAAGTCCCAACGCCAGCCTATGTCATTGACGAAGCCAAGCTGGTCAACAATTTAGAAATTCTCAAGTCTGTTCAAGATCGAACTGGCTGTAAGGTACTTTTGGCTCAAAAAGCCTTCTCCATGTACGCCACCTATCCGCTAGTCAGTCAGTACTTAGCTGGAACCACTGCATCTGGACTTTTTGAAGCTAGGCTCGGTCGTGAGGAATTTGGTGGTGAAGTCCATGTCTTTGCCCCCGCCTTTAAGGATGCGGATTTGGAGGAGATTTTAGAGATTGCAGACCACGTCGTCTTTAATTCGGAACGCCAACTCCGCAAGCATGCGGACAAATGCAGAGCAGCAGGAGTCAGTGTCGGCCTGCGGATCAATCCAGAATGTTCCACTCAAGACGAACATGCCCTTTACGACCCTTGTGCAACAGGCTCTCGTTTTGGTGTTCGCATTGACCAGTTTTCAGAAGACCTGCTGGACTTGGTGGATGGCCTGCATTTCCACACTCTCTGCGAGCAAAATTCAGATGATTTGAAAACGACCTTAGATGCTGTTGAGGCTAAATTTGGCCCTTATCTCCACCGTGTCAAATGGCTCAATATGGGGGGAGGCCACCACGTGACCCGTGAGGGCTACAAACTGGATGTCCTGATAGATTGTATTCGACGAATGCAAACGACCTATGAGCTAGAAGTCTATATCGAGCCTGGTGAAGCCATTGCTCTCAATGCAGGCTATTTGGTGACAGAAGTGTTAGACATTGTCGAAAATGGTATTGAAACGCTAGTGTTAGACGCTTCGGCTACCTGCCATATGCCGGATGTCTTGGAAATGCCCTATCGCCCACCGCTTCGCCATGGCTTTGAGGCAGGTGAAAAAGTCTATACATACAGACTGTCTTCCAATACCTGTCTGACGGGGGACATCATCGGCGATTATTCCTTTGAAAAACCTGTGGAGATTGGTGACAAGCTCTATTTTGAAGACATGGCAATCTATTCTTTTGTTAAAAACAATACCTTTAACGGCATTGGGTTACCTAGCCTAGCCATCATGGACAAGGCTGGCGACTGCCGTATTATCAAAGAATTTGGCTATGAAGATTTCAAGGGGAGGTTATCATGA